A genomic window from Purpureocillium takamizusanense chromosome 2, complete sequence includes:
- the SIT1_2 gene encoding ferrioxamine B transporter (COG:U~TransMembrane:14 (i45-64o84-104i116-134o146-165i172-190o202-227i256-282o294-313i334-359o371-389i396-415o427-445i457-475o535-558i)~EggNog:ENOG503NUD0), with protein sequence MDTHEKATDINERPHGEPRSAADAVKDIKSPGVARVEALSQCITLTDRIFIFIGVFLVAYAYGLDGTLRYAYQPTATASFGVHSLQATVNVIRAVIAAAAQPTAAKIADVFGRVELICVSIFFYVIGTIVEAVANDVDTFAGGSVIYQVGYTMIILLVEVIIADITSTRARLFFSYIPALPFIINTWVSGDISNVVLANTTWKWGIGMWCIIYPVCAMPLIISLLVVSHKAKKRGLLVNYRSSFQQLGFRNLTVELFWLLDVIGIILLIAVFALILVPLTIAGGFQAQWQQPHVIAPLVVGVVCVPFFIYWELKAPHPLVPFTLMKDRAVWAPMGIAILLNFAWGMQADFLYTVLQVAFGFSVKAATRITSLYSFTSVITGVILGMVVFKVRRLKVFVVAGTCLFMVAFGLLIHYRGAPSGSSQAGVIGAQVLLGFAGGLFPYTAQASLQVGLKHENLAVMTGIYLAVYNVGSALGNTVSGAMWSQLLPAKLEETLGPINATLAPLAYADPFTNVVAVYPIGTPERDAVGHAYQYIQRLLCITGICLCVPLIGFAVALRNPRLNGAQTLAKETSDTESEHDAGTHHV encoded by the coding sequence atggacaCTCACGAAAAGGCCACCGACATCAACGAGCGGCCGCATGGCGAGCCGcggtcggccgccgacgccgtcaaggacatcAAGTCGCCCGGTGTCGCCCGAGTCGAGGCGCTCTCCCAGTGCATCACCTTGACCGACCgcatcttcatcttcatcggcgtcttcctcgtcgcaTACGCCTACGGCCTTGATGGCACCCTGCGCTACGCATACCagcccaccgccaccgcctccttcGGCGTGCACTCGCTCCAGGCCACCGTCAATGtcatccgcgccgtcatcgccgccgccgcccaacctACGGCCGCCAAAATTGCCGATGTCTTTGGCCGTGTCGAGCTTATCTGCGTGTCCATCTTCTTCTACGTCATCGGCACAATCGTCGAGGCTGTGGCTAACGACGTCGATACCtttgccggcggcagcgtgaTCTACCAGGTCGGCTATACCATGATCatcctgctcgtcgaggtcatTATTGCCGACATTACTTCGACCCGCGCCCGTCTGTTCTTCAGCTACATCCCCGCTCTGCCTTTCATCATCAATACTTGGGTTAGCGGAGATATTAGCAACGTTGTCCTCGCCAACACCACGTGGAAGTGGGGCATTGGCATGTGGTGCATCATCTATCCCGTCTGCGCCATGCCTCTCATCATCAGCCTCCTGGTCGTCTCgcacaaggccaagaagcgcggTCTTCTCGTCAACTATCGCTCCTCCTTCCAGCAGCTTGGCTTCCGCAACCTTACCGTGGAGCTCTTTTGGCTTCTCGATGTCATCGGCATCATTCTCCTCATTGCCGTCTTCGCTCTCATCCTCGTGCCCCTGACCATTGCCGGTGGCTTCCAGGCCCagtggcagcagccgcaCGTGATTGCccctctcgtcgtcggtgtcgtTTGCGTCCCCTTCTTCATCTACTGGGAGCTCAAGGCCCCCCACCCCCTGGTTCCCTTCACTCTCATGAAGGACCGTGCTGTCTGGGCGCCAATGGGCATCGCCATCTTGCTCAACTTCGCCTGGGGCATGCAGGCCGACTTCCTCTATACCGTCCTGCAGGTCGCCTTTGGCTTctccgtcaaggccgccacTCGCATCACCTCGCTCTACTCCTTCACTAGCGTCATCACTGGTGTCATCCTGGGCATGGTCGTCTTCAAGGTCCGCCGGCTCAAGGTCTTCGTCGTTGCCGGCACCTGCCTCTTCATGGTTGCCTTTGGCCTTCTCATCCACTACCGCGGCGCCCCGTctggcagcagccaggcTGGCGTCATTGGCGCACAGGTCCTGCTCGGCTTTGCCGGTGGCTTGTTCCCTTACACGGCGCAAGCCTCGCTGCAGGTTGGTCTTAAGCACGAGAACCTGGCCGTCATGACTGGCATCTACCTGGCCGTTTACAACGTTGGCTCCGCCCTCGGCAACACCGTGTCCGGTGCCATGTGGTCCCAACTTCTGCCTGCCAAGCTGGAGGAGACCCTTGGCCCCATCAacgcgacgctggcgcccCTTGCATACGCTGATCCCTTCACCAACGTTGTGGCGGTCTATCCCATCGGCACTCCAgagcgcgatgccgtcggtCATGCATACCAGTACATCCAGCGTCTCCTGTGCATTACTGGAATCTGCCTCTGCGTGCCGCTCATCGGCTTCGCGGTGGCGCTGCGCAACCCGAGACTCAATGGCGCGCAgacgctggccaaggagacTTCGGACACGGAGTCGGAGCACGACGCTGGGACGCATCATGTGTAA
- a CDS encoding uncharacterized protein (COG:S~EggNog:ENOG503PWIB), whose amino-acid sequence MRTLQIANKTLRRLRHWSVTHSFRIYNSTYVNAMEVTRVPRITQADVAACDFSFTISEVVAKPYHHLALEDQPIATSPVVPPRNKSYGFSEDDFDEPGCAASVILALTAPEHDVGGGGDDDGANKGRRRILGYAFAFQDWNGMATLNTIALDASLRGKGQGKRLFDAVVQWASEEGIKGIRVESQSNNVPACRFYKKQGLSFGGYDEFVYRAIDEHKTETALYWYYMLDDGDDEAGRSDAKQA is encoded by the coding sequence ATGCGCACTCTTCAGATTGCAAATAAGACGTTGCGCCGCCTCAGACACTGGAGCGTAACTCACTCATTCAGGATATACAACTCCACGTACGTCAACGCCATGGAAGTCACCCGCGTCCCGCGCATCACGCAGGCAGAtgtcgccgcctgcgactTTTCCTTCACCATCTCCGAGGTGGTCGCAAAGCCGTACCATCACCTGGCGCTAGAAGACCAGCCCATCGCCACGTCGCCCGTGGTGCCGCCACGCAACAAGTCGTACGGCTTTTCCGAAGATGACTTTGACGAGCCCGGATGTGCCGCGAGCGTCATCCTCGCGCTGACCGCGCCCGAAcacgacgtcggcggcggcggcgacgatgacggggccAACAagggccgtcgtcgcattCTCGGCTACGCGTTCGCGTTTCAAGACTGGAACGGCATGGCGACGCTCAACACCATTGCGCTGGACGCGAGCCtccgcggcaagggccagggCAAGAGGCTGTTTGACGCGGTGGTGCAGTGGGCGAGCGAAGAGGGCATCAAGGGTATTCGTGTTGAGTCGCAGAGCAACAACGTGCCCGCGTGTCGCTTCTACAAGAAGCAGGGGCTCTCCTTTGGGGGGTATGATGAGTTTGTGTATAGGGCGATTGACGAGCacaagacggagacggcgctgTATTGGTATTATATGTtggatgatggtgatgatgaggctgGGAGGTCAGACGCCAAGCAGGCTTGA